From a region of the Streptomyces sp. NBC_00193 genome:
- a CDS encoding stage II sporulation protein M produces MDLDVFVAAHQAEWARLEQLLGRGRRLTGAEADELVALYQRTATHLSLVQSSTPDPMLTGRLTQLVARARATVTGTRRSGWRDAARFFTSGFPAAVYLTRRWWIPTALISTAVGVLVGWWIATHPEIQNAIGAPEDLKAMTKPGGGYETYYSSHPAASFAAQVWTNNAQAAAICLVLGGFLGLPVLYILWQNMLNLGVGIGLMSSADRLDVFLGLILPHGLLELTAVFVAAGTGLRLGWTVIDPGHRTRRVALAEQGRAALGMAIGLAAVLFLSGLIEGFVTPSGLPTWARITIGVAAEAAFLLYVYVLGGRAARAGDVGDVERADQTATLPTAA; encoded by the coding sequence ATGGATCTCGACGTCTTCGTTGCGGCCCACCAGGCCGAGTGGGCCCGCCTGGAACAGCTGCTGGGCCGGGGCCGCCGCCTCACGGGAGCCGAGGCCGACGAGCTCGTCGCGCTCTACCAGCGCACGGCCACCCATCTCTCCCTCGTCCAGTCCAGCACCCCCGACCCGATGCTCACGGGCCGCCTGACCCAGCTCGTGGCCCGCGCCCGCGCCACGGTGACGGGCACCCGCCGCTCCGGCTGGCGCGACGCGGCCCGCTTCTTCACGTCGGGCTTCCCGGCCGCCGTCTACCTCACCCGCCGCTGGTGGATACCCACGGCGCTGATCTCCACCGCCGTCGGCGTGCTCGTCGGCTGGTGGATAGCCACCCATCCGGAGATCCAGAACGCGATCGGGGCTCCGGAGGACCTGAAGGCGATGACGAAGCCGGGCGGCGGGTACGAGACGTACTACTCCAGCCACCCCGCGGCCTCCTTCGCGGCCCAGGTCTGGACGAACAACGCCCAGGCGGCCGCGATCTGCCTGGTCCTGGGCGGCTTCCTGGGCCTGCCGGTCCTGTACATCCTGTGGCAGAACATGCTGAACCTGGGCGTCGGCATCGGCCTGATGTCCTCGGCCGACCGCCTCGACGTCTTCCTCGGCCTGATCCTTCCGCACGGCCTGCTCGAACTGACGGCCGTCTTCGTAGCCGCCGGTACGGGCCTCCGCCTGGGCTGGACGGTCATCGACCCCGGCCACCGCACCCGCCGCGTGGCCCTGGCCGAACAGGGCCGCGCCGCCCTCGGCATGGCCATCGGCCTGGCCGCGGTCCTGTTCCTCTCGGGCCTGATCGAAGGCTTCGTCACCCCGTCGGGCCTGCCCACGTGGGCCCGCATCACCATCGGCGTGGCCGCCGAGGCGGCCTTCCTGCTCTACGTCTACGTCCTGGGCGGCCGCGCGGCCCGCGCCGGCGACGTGGGCGACGTCGAACGTGCCGACCAGACGGCGACGCTCCCCACCGCTGCCTGA
- a CDS encoding DUF58 domain-containing protein, which produces MAFTGRAALLAALGSIPVGILGPSWTGMLAVNAPIALACAIDYALAAPVRPLQLARSGDTSVRLGESADVHLTITNPSPRTLRARIRDAWPPSSWVPGTEVAASRHTLTVPSGERRRLTTHLRPTRRGDRQAARVTIRSYGPLGLLARQGHHTVPWTVRVLPPFASRKHLPSRLARLRELDGRTSVLTRGEGTEFDSLRDYVPGDDTRSIDWRATARQHKVAVRTWRPERDRHILICLDTGRTAAGRVGDAPRLDSAMDAALLLTALATRAGDRVDLLAHDRRPRAQVQARSAADTLPAFVNAMATLEPELVETDSRTLVSTILRSAPRRSLVVLLTSLDAAPVEEGLLPLLPRLTQRHTVLLASVSDPHVAEMTTARGTVEAVYEAAAGTQSQSARRRTAEQLTRHGVHVVDATPDTLAPALADAYLALKAAGRL; this is translated from the coding sequence ATGGCGTTCACCGGACGCGCCGCCCTGCTCGCGGCCCTCGGCAGCATCCCCGTCGGCATCCTCGGACCGAGCTGGACGGGGATGCTGGCGGTCAACGCCCCCATCGCCCTGGCCTGCGCGATCGACTACGCCCTCGCGGCCCCGGTCCGCCCGCTCCAACTGGCCCGCTCCGGCGACACGTCGGTACGCCTCGGCGAATCCGCCGACGTCCACCTGACGATCACCAACCCCTCCCCCCGTACGCTCCGCGCCCGGATCCGCGACGCCTGGCCGCCCAGCAGCTGGGTCCCGGGCACCGAAGTCGCCGCCTCCCGGCACACGTTGACGGTCCCGTCGGGCGAGCGCCGCCGTCTCACCACGCATCTGCGGCCGACCCGCCGCGGCGACCGCCAGGCGGCCCGCGTCACGATCCGCTCGTACGGCCCGCTCGGCCTGCTGGCCCGCCAGGGCCACCACACCGTCCCCTGGACGGTCCGCGTCCTGCCGCCCTTCGCGAGCCGCAAACACCTCCCCTCCCGCCTCGCCCGCCTGCGCGAACTCGACGGCCGCACCAGCGTCCTGACCCGCGGTGAGGGCACGGAGTTCGACAGCCTGCGCGACTACGTACCGGGCGACGACACCCGTTCCATCGACTGGCGGGCCACCGCCCGCCAGCACAAGGTCGCCGTCCGGACCTGGCGCCCGGAACGCGACCGCCACATCCTGATCTGCCTCGACACCGGCCGCACCGCGGCCGGCCGCGTCGGCGACGCCCCGCGCCTCGACTCGGCGATGGACGCGGCCCTGCTCCTCACCGCGCTGGCCACCCGCGCGGGCGACCGCGTGGACCTCCTGGCCCACGACCGCCGCCCCCGCGCCCAGGTCCAGGCCCGCTCGGCGGCCGACACCCTCCCCGCCTTCGTGAACGCGATGGCCACCCTCGAACCGGAACTGGTCGAGACGGACTCCCGCACCCTGGTCTCCACCATCCTGCGCAGCGCCCCGCGCCGCTCCCTGGTGGTCCTCCTGACCAGCCTGGACGCCGCCCCCGTCGAGGAGGGCCTGCTCCCGCTCCTCCCCCGCCTCACCCAGCGCCACACGGTCCTCCTGGCCTCGGTCTCCGACCCCCACGTGGCGGAGATGACCACCGCCCGCGGCACCGTCGAAGCCGTCTACGAGGCCGCCGCGGGCACCCAGTCCCAGTCAGCCCGCCGCCGCACGGCCGAACAGCTCACCCGCCACGGCGTCCACGTCGTCGACGCCACCCCCGACACCCTGGCCCCGGCCCTGGCCGACGCCTACCTGGCCCTGAAGGCCGCCGGCCGCCTCTGA
- a CDS encoding MoxR family ATPase, which produces MTATTDSARSALEALRTEIGKAVVGQDSAVTGLVVALLCRGHVLLEGVPGVAKTLLVRALAASLALDTKRVQFTPDLMPSDVTGSLVYDARTAEFSFQNGPVFTNLLLADEINRTPPKTQSSLLEAMEERQVTVDGTPRKLPEPFLVAATMNPVEYEGTYPLPEAQLDRFLLKLTVPLPSREDEIGVLTRHAAGFNPRDLHSAGLRAVAGPAELDAARKAVEATAVSPEITAYVVDICRATRESPSLTLGVSPRGATALLATARAWAWLVGRDYVTPDDVKALALPTLRHRVQLRPEAEMEGVTADAVITAILTHVPVPR; this is translated from the coding sequence ATGACGGCCACCACGGACAGCGCCCGCTCCGCCCTGGAGGCGCTCCGCACCGAGATCGGCAAGGCCGTGGTCGGCCAGGACTCCGCCGTCACCGGTCTCGTCGTAGCCCTCCTGTGCCGCGGCCACGTCCTCCTCGAAGGCGTCCCCGGCGTCGCGAAGACCCTCCTCGTACGGGCCCTCGCCGCCTCCCTCGCACTCGACACCAAGCGCGTCCAGTTCACCCCCGACCTGATGCCGAGCGACGTCACCGGCTCCCTCGTCTACGACGCCCGCACCGCGGAGTTCTCCTTCCAGAACGGCCCGGTCTTCACCAACCTCCTCCTCGCCGACGAGATCAACCGCACGCCCCCCAAGACCCAGTCCTCCCTCCTCGAAGCGATGGAGGAGCGCCAGGTCACCGTCGACGGCACCCCCCGCAAGCTCCCGGAGCCGTTCCTCGTCGCCGCCACCATGAACCCGGTCGAGTACGAGGGCACGTACCCCCTCCCCGAGGCCCAGCTGGACCGCTTCCTCCTGAAGCTCACCGTCCCCCTCCCCTCCCGCGAGGACGAGATCGGCGTACTCACCCGCCACGCGGCCGGCTTCAACCCCCGCGACCTGCACTCCGCCGGCCTCCGCGCCGTCGCCGGCCCCGCCGAACTGGACGCCGCCCGCAAGGCCGTCGAGGCCACCGCCGTCTCCCCGGAGATCACCGCGTACGTCGTCGACATCTGCCGCGCCACCCGCGAATCCCCCTCCCTGACCCTCGGCGTCTCCCCGCGCGGCGCCACCGCGCTGCTGGCCACCGCCCGCGCCTGGGCCTGGCTCGTGGGCCGCGACTACGTCACCCCCGACGACGTGAAGGCCCTCGCCCTGCCGACCCTGCGCCACCGCGTCCAACTGCGCCCCGAGGCCGAGATGGAGGGCGTCACGGCCGACGCGGTCATCACCGCGATCCTCACCCACGTCCCCGTCCCGCGCTGA
- a CDS encoding DUF4350 domain-containing protein, with the protein MTAPTPDPNAAPLHPAAPPGAEPGSPGTPHPAHAAAHPSEGPGTAHPAPGTAPAPSIHAAASSAHHPAGATAPTTTAPAPALGGAGATAPGEAATTPRTTAGGTRTRPRDLWTRARGFLIALAVLLAAGLALAALNSGARHGYLDPRSADPSGSQAVAELLKERGVTTRVVTTAAEAADAAGPDTTLLVTDPDRLGDTQLRDIRTAIDLSGGRTVLLAPSTLSLPALAPGTRTDDDSPAPDANLDPGSTCTLPAATTAGRAATGGGHRYTTGSTGATGCYPSAGHPTLLVLPTGIRGGDTVLLGSEGILLNKTLAKEGNASLALQLLGSRPHLVWYLPSLADGSAEGNGTGEEQSFLDLIPAGWSWALLQLFLAAAVAALWRARRLGPLVTERLPVLVRASEATEGRARLYRRAGARDRAATVLRSASRERLAALVGVPPAQAHDPASLVPAVAARLTAGPPHDPDPATLLFGTTPTTDAALIALVDHLDALEREVRTS; encoded by the coding sequence ATGACCGCGCCCACCCCGGACCCGAACGCGGCCCCGCTGCACCCGGCAGCACCCCCAGGAGCAGAACCCGGCAGCCCGGGCACGCCCCACCCCGCCCACGCGGCAGCACACCCGAGCGAGGGACCGGGCACAGCCCACCCCGCCCCCGGCACGGCCCCGGCACCCTCGATCCACGCGGCAGCGAGCAGCGCCCACCACCCCGCCGGGGCCACGGCACCCACCACCACCGCCCCGGCCCCGGCCCTCGGCGGAGCCGGGGCCACGGCTCCCGGCGAGGCCGCCACCACCCCCCGTACAACCGCCGGAGGCACCCGCACCCGGCCCCGGGACCTCTGGACCCGCGCGCGCGGTTTCCTCATCGCGCTCGCGGTGCTCCTCGCCGCCGGGCTGGCCCTCGCCGCCCTGAACTCCGGTGCCCGGCACGGCTACCTCGACCCCCGCTCCGCCGACCCCTCCGGCAGCCAGGCCGTGGCCGAGCTGCTCAAGGAACGCGGGGTCACCACCCGGGTCGTCACCACCGCCGCGGAGGCCGCCGACGCCGCCGGCCCCGACACGACCCTGCTGGTCACCGACCCCGACCGGCTCGGGGACACCCAGCTCCGCGACATCCGCACCGCGATCGACCTCTCCGGCGGCCGGACCGTCCTGCTCGCCCCGAGCACCCTCAGCCTCCCCGCCCTGGCCCCCGGCACCCGCACCGACGACGACTCCCCCGCCCCGGACGCGAACCTCGACCCGGGCAGCACCTGCACCCTCCCCGCCGCCACCACCGCGGGCCGCGCCGCCACCGGCGGCGGCCACCGCTACACCACCGGCAGCACCGGAGCCACCGGCTGCTACCCCAGCGCCGGCCACCCCACGCTCCTCGTCCTGCCCACCGGCATCCGCGGCGGCGACACCGTCCTCCTCGGCTCCGAGGGCATCCTCCTCAACAAGACCCTCGCCAAAGAGGGCAACGCCTCCCTCGCCCTCCAGCTCCTCGGCTCCCGCCCGCACCTCGTCTGGTACCTGCCGTCCCTCGCCGACGGCAGCGCCGAAGGCAACGGCACCGGCGAGGAGCAGAGCTTCCTCGACCTGATCCCCGCCGGCTGGAGCTGGGCCCTGCTCCAGCTGTTCCTGGCCGCCGCCGTCGCCGCCCTCTGGCGCGCCCGCCGCCTCGGCCCGCTCGTCACCGAACGCCTGCCCGTCCTCGTCCGCGCCTCCGAGGCCACCGAGGGCCGCGCCCGCCTGTACCGCAGGGCCGGCGCCCGCGACCGCGCGGCCACCGTGCTGCGCTCCGCCTCCCGCGAACGTCTGGCCGCACTGGTCGGCGTACCGCCCGCCCAGGCCCACGACCCGGCCTCCCTGGTCCCCGCGGTCGCGGCCCGCCTCACGGCCGGGCCCCCGCACGACCCGGACCCGGCCACCCTGCTCTTCGGCACGACCCCCACCACCGACGCGGCGCTCATCGCGCTCGTCGACCACCTCGACGCCCTCGAAAGGGAGGTCCGCACCTCATGA
- a CDS encoding DUF4129 domain-containing protein, with amino-acid sequence MRSTGGLLTPSPTPPITIGREAAREAARDELAKAAYHQNDPGLFERALNRFWEWVGDLFDRASGATPGGALGLLAVAVFALLVIAALWWRLGAPRRTAARAAGTLFDDGIRSAADHRATAEALAGEGRWSEAVQERMRAVVRSLEERTLLDPRPGRTADEAAAEAAVSLPSHATALRTAARAFDDVTYGAHPATPEMYATLTTLDQALSHTKPLLTGPTR; translated from the coding sequence ATGAGGAGCACGGGGGGCCTGCTCACACCATCACCGACCCCACCCATCACCATCGGCCGCGAGGCCGCCCGCGAGGCGGCCCGCGACGAGCTGGCGAAAGCCGCGTACCACCAGAACGACCCGGGGCTGTTCGAAAGGGCCCTGAACCGCTTCTGGGAGTGGGTCGGGGACCTCTTCGACCGCGCCTCCGGCGCGACCCCGGGCGGAGCCCTCGGCCTGCTGGCCGTCGCCGTCTTCGCCCTCCTCGTCATCGCCGCCCTGTGGTGGCGCCTGGGCGCCCCCCGCCGTACGGCCGCCCGTGCCGCGGGCACCCTCTTCGACGACGGCATCCGCAGCGCGGCGGACCACCGCGCCACCGCCGAGGCCCTGGCCGGCGAGGGCCGCTGGAGCGAAGCCGTCCAGGAGCGCATGCGCGCCGTGGTCCGCTCCCTGGAAGAGCGCACCCTCCTCGACCCCCGCCCGGGCCGCACCGCGGACGAGGCGGCGGCCGAAGCGGCCGTCTCCCTCCCGTCCCACGCCACGGCCCTGCGCACGGCGGCACGCGCCTTCGACGACGTCACCTACGGCGCCCACCCGGCCACCCCCGAGATGTACGCGACCCTCACCACCCTGGACCAGGCCCTGTCCCACACCAAGCCCCTCCTGACAGGCCCCACCCGATGA
- the mtrA gene encoding two-component system response regulator MtrA yields the protein MMSTMKGRVLVVDDDTALAEMLGIVLRGEGFEPSFVADGDKALAAFREAKPDLVLLDLMLPGRDGIEVCRLIRAESGVPIVMLTAKSDTVDVVVGLESGADDYIVKPFKPKELVARIRARLRRSEEPAPEQLTIGDLVIDVAGHSVKREGASIALTPLEFDLLVALARKPWQVFTREVLLEQVWGYRHAADTRLVNVHVQRLRSKVEKDPERPEIVVTVRGVGYKAGPS from the coding sequence ATGATGTCAACCATGAAGGGACGCGTCCTTGTCGTCGACGACGACACCGCGCTGGCCGAGATGCTCGGCATTGTGCTGCGTGGAGAAGGTTTTGAGCCGTCGTTCGTAGCGGACGGCGACAAGGCACTGGCTGCCTTCCGGGAGGCGAAGCCGGATCTCGTGCTGCTCGACCTCATGCTGCCCGGTAGGGACGGCATAGAGGTGTGCAGGCTGATCCGCGCCGAGTCGGGCGTACCGATCGTCATGCTCACCGCCAAGAGCGACACCGTGGACGTGGTCGTGGGCCTGGAGTCCGGGGCCGACGACTACATCGTCAAGCCGTTCAAGCCGAAGGAGCTGGTGGCCCGCATCCGGGCCCGCCTGCGCCGTTCGGAAGAGCCCGCGCCCGAGCAGCTGACCATCGGTGACCTGGTCATCGACGTGGCCGGGCACTCGGTCAAGCGGGAAGGCGCCTCGATCGCCCTGACCCCGCTGGAGTTCGACCTGCTGGTCGCGCTCGCCCGCAAGCCCTGGCAGGTCTTCACCCGCGAGGTGCTGCTGGAACAGGTCTGGGGCTACCGCCACGCGGCCGACACCCGCCTGGTCAACGTGCACGTCCAGCGACTGCGCTCCAAGGTCGAGAAGGACCCGGAGCGCCCCGAGATCGTCGTGACCGTGCGCGGGGTCGGCTACAAGGCCGGACCGAGCTGA
- the mtrB gene encoding MtrAB system histidine kinase MtrB, translating to MTPGKPRGRSRWGALRGGRQLRLDAVGAPGGPVLRLFVRLVRRPLLPAVRLWRRNIQLRVVAATLLISLAVVLALGFVVIAQVSKGLLDAKEEAAQSQAAGGFAVAQEKANTPYTADGPDASDNKVGRDASTWMNSLVKQLASGGQSAFEVAALGAGSGTGEERPARGALGGVRGARASGNVDPNASVPLGLRRNVNHATGAFKTFSQIRYTDAGDKLPEPALVIGKRLTDINGDPYDLYYLFPLTQEEESLNLVKVTIATAGLFVVVLLGGIAWLVVRQVVTPVRMAAGIAERLSAGRLQERMKVTGEDDIARLGEAFNKMAQNLQNKIQQLEDLSRLQRRFVSDVSHELRTPLTTVRMAADVIHDARADFDPVTARSAELLAGQLDRFESLLADLLEISRFDAGAAALEAEPIDLRDVVHRVIDGAKPLADHKNTRIRVLGDTQPVIAEADARRVERVLRNLVVNAVEHGEGRDVVVRLASAGGAVAVAVRDYGVGLKPGEATRVFNRFWRADPARARTTGGTGLGLSIAVEDARLHGGWLQAWGEPGGGSQFRLTLPRTADEPLRGSPIPLEPEDSRANRARAAAEGSAAAGQRAQEAQQAGRSDRAPMPPRSPVSGALPVPADPTALPGNGARVVTRPGPVEQGHGSGGGAASARSGGTAGATEREGGSGGAGGAGGTGGAGGPGGAGGSHGR from the coding sequence ATGACACCCGGCAAGCCCCGTGGCCGCTCCCGCTGGGGAGCGCTGCGGGGCGGTCGGCAGCTCCGTCTTGACGCGGTAGGAGCGCCCGGCGGCCCCGTGCTGCGGCTGTTCGTACGCCTCGTGCGCCGGCCGCTGCTTCCGGCTGTCCGGCTGTGGCGGCGCAACATCCAGCTGCGGGTGGTCGCCGCCACCCTGCTGATCTCCCTCGCCGTGGTCCTCGCCCTCGGGTTCGTGGTCATCGCGCAGGTCAGCAAGGGCCTCCTCGACGCCAAGGAGGAGGCCGCGCAGAGCCAGGCCGCGGGCGGCTTCGCGGTCGCACAGGAGAAGGCCAACACGCCCTATACGGCGGACGGGCCCGACGCCTCCGACAACAAGGTCGGCCGGGATGCCAGTACCTGGATGAACTCCCTGGTCAAACAGCTCGCCAGTGGCGGGCAGAGCGCCTTCGAGGTGGCGGCGCTGGGCGCCGGCAGCGGAACCGGCGAGGAACGGCCGGCCCGCGGAGCCCTCGGCGGCGTCCGCGGAGCCCGCGCCTCCGGCAACGTGGACCCGAACGCCAGCGTCCCGCTGGGGCTGCGCCGCAACGTCAACCACGCGACCGGCGCCTTCAAGACCTTCTCGCAGATCCGCTACACCGACGCCGGGGACAAGCTGCCCGAGCCCGCGCTCGTCATCGGCAAGCGGCTCACCGACATCAACGGCGACCCGTACGACCTGTACTACCTCTTCCCGCTCACCCAGGAGGAGGAGTCCCTCAACCTGGTCAAGGTCACCATCGCCACCGCCGGGCTGTTCGTCGTGGTCCTCCTCGGCGGGATCGCCTGGCTGGTCGTGCGCCAGGTCGTCACCCCCGTCCGGATGGCCGCGGGGATCGCCGAGCGGCTCTCGGCGGGGCGGCTCCAGGAGCGGATGAAGGTCACCGGCGAGGACGACATCGCCCGTCTGGGCGAGGCCTTCAACAAGATGGCCCAGAACCTCCAGAACAAGATCCAGCAGCTGGAGGACCTCTCCCGGCTGCAGCGCCGCTTCGTCTCGGACGTCTCGCACGAGCTGCGCACCCCGCTCACGACGGTACGCATGGCCGCGGACGTCATCCACGACGCCCGCGCCGACTTCGACCCCGTCACCGCGCGCTCCGCCGAGCTCCTCGCCGGACAGCTCGACCGCTTCGAGTCCCTCCTCGCCGACCTGCTGGAGATCAGCCGGTTCGACGCGGGCGCGGCCGCCCTGGAGGCGGAGCCGATCGACCTGCGGGACGTCGTGCACCGGGTCATCGACGGGGCCAAGCCGCTCGCCGATCACAAGAACACCCGGATCCGCGTCCTCGGAGACACCCAGCCGGTGATAGCCGAGGCCGACGCCCGGCGCGTGGAGCGGGTCCTGCGCAACCTGGTCGTCAACGCCGTAGAGCACGGCGAGGGCCGCGACGTGGTCGTCCGGCTCGCCTCGGCGGGCGGGGCCGTGGCCGTGGCCGTACGCGACTACGGAGTCGGGCTCAAGCCCGGCGAGGCCACCCGCGTCTTCAACCGCTTCTGGCGCGCTGACCCGGCGCGGGCGCGCACGACCGGCGGTACCGGCCTCGGCCTGTCCATCGCCGTCGAGGACGCCCGGCTGCACGGGGGCTGGCTCCAGGCGTGGGGCGAGCCCGGCGGCGGCTCGCAGTTCCGCCTGACGCTGCCGCGCACGGCCGACGAGCCGCTGCGCGGTTCGCCGATCCCGCTGGAGCCCGAGGACTCCCGGGCCAACCGGGCCAGGGCCGCGGCGGAGGGCTCCGCGGCCGCCGGGCAGCGGGCGCAGGAGGCGCAGCAGGCGGGGCGCAGCGACCGGGCGCCGATGCCGCCGCGGTCGCCCGTCTCGGGTGCGCTGCCGGTACCGGCCGACCCGACGGCACTGCCGGGCAACGGGGCGCGGGTCGTGACCCGGCCGGGGCCGGTGGAGCAGGGACACGGTTCCGGGGGCGGGGCGGCGAGCGCGCGGTCCGGCGGGACGGCGGGAGCAACCGAGCGAGAGGGTGGCAGCGGTGGAGCGGGCGGAGCCGGCGGAACCGGTGGAGCGGGTGGACCGGGCGGAGCGGGTGGGTCGCATGGGCGCTGA
- a CDS encoding LpqB family beta-propeller domain-containing protein, translating to MGAEPGGRSRRRGPRALGALRACAFGAAGLLLAGCASMPDHGEVRPVEASQGVDSQVRVFGVPPADKASPQEIVDGFLEAMTSDDPQLQTARKYLTDEAAKNWKPGAAVTVLSAGLDRFSVQGEKDPAAPRFKITGKMLATVDERSAYQPETGDRRYEEFLQLTQKDNQWRIATPPSSLVLSESDFQRIYRPVNKYYFAGSTLVADPVYVRQRSDPDSRMDPTTQTVTSLLNGPSKWLGPVVASSFPTGTELREGTKSLSVDGQNTLRVPLSKQVDDTPEPLCQRMATQILYTVKDLTGSRVDRVDLLRSDGTTLCQVTEVAAATIANRPPSPNHQYYVDAENRLQRLQLDPNREEQQDPPTPVPGPLSGNPGFKVGSAAVTYDEKRAAVVSEDGHGLYVVNLTTAGAMPQPLLTGKGAKPNGLATPTWDAAGDLWVADPDPQDPTLWRIPHGTGAPERVEVSGLAGGRITGVKASPDGVRIALVVAKESRKSLYTGRIERPDGKGDASAVSVRELRPAAPQLADVTAMSWAPRGRLLVVGRESGMVVQARYMLADGSMVGAGLPGATGLVAVAASEDEKKPVVAESLEDGIVWLPPGAQWRTVVAGGRAPIYPG from the coding sequence ATGGGCGCTGAGCCGGGCGGCCGGTCGCGCCGGCGCGGGCCGCGCGCCCTCGGCGCTCTCAGGGCCTGCGCCTTCGGGGCGGCGGGGCTGCTGCTCGCCGGCTGCGCCTCCATGCCCGACCACGGCGAGGTCCGTCCCGTGGAGGCCTCCCAGGGCGTCGACTCCCAGGTCCGCGTGTTCGGCGTGCCGCCGGCCGACAAGGCCAGTCCGCAGGAGATCGTCGACGGCTTCCTGGAGGCCATGACCAGCGATGATCCGCAGCTCCAGACCGCCCGCAAGTACCTCACCGACGAAGCGGCGAAGAACTGGAAGCCCGGAGCGGCGGTCACCGTGCTCTCCGCAGGCCTCGACCGGTTCTCCGTACAGGGCGAGAAGGACCCGGCGGCGCCCCGGTTCAAGATCACGGGCAAGATGCTGGCCACGGTGGACGAGCGCAGCGCGTACCAGCCGGAGACCGGCGACCGGCGCTACGAGGAGTTCCTCCAGCTCACGCAGAAGGACAACCAGTGGCGGATCGCGACCCCGCCCAGCAGCCTGGTCCTGAGCGAGTCCGACTTCCAGCGCATCTACCGGCCGGTCAACAAGTACTACTTCGCAGGCTCCACGCTCGTCGCCGACCCCGTCTACGTGCGCCAGCGCAGTGACCCCGACTCCCGGATGGACCCCACCACCCAGACCGTCACCTCGCTGCTCAACGGTCCCTCCAAGTGGCTCGGGCCGGTCGTCGCCTCCAGCTTCCCCACCGGCACCGAGCTGCGCGAGGGCACCAAATCCCTGTCGGTCGACGGCCAGAACACGCTGCGGGTACCGCTGAGCAAGCAGGTGGACGACACCCCGGAGCCGCTGTGCCAGCGGATGGCCACCCAGATCCTGTACACGGTCAAGGACCTGACGGGCTCCCGGGTCGACCGGGTCGACCTGCTGCGCTCCGACGGCACCACGCTGTGCCAGGTGACCGAGGTGGCCGCGGCGACGATCGCCAACCGGCCGCCCTCGCCCAACCACCAGTACTACGTGGACGCCGAGAACCGGCTCCAGCGGCTCCAGCTGGACCCCAACCGCGAGGAGCAGCAGGACCCGCCGACACCGGTCCCCGGGCCGCTGTCCGGGAACCCGGGCTTCAAGGTGGGCTCCGCGGCCGTGACCTACGACGAGAAGCGCGCCGCGGTGGTCTCCGAGGACGGGCACGGGCTGTACGTGGTCAACCTGACCACCGCCGGAGCGATGCCGCAGCCGCTGCTGACCGGCAAGGGGGCCAAGCCCAACGGCCTGGCCACCCCGACGTGGGACGCGGCGGGCGACCTGTGGGTCGCCGACCCCGACCCGCAGGACCCGACGCTGTGGCGGATCCCCCACGGCACCGGGGCACCCGAACGGGTCGAGGTGTCCGGGCTGGCCGGCGGGCGGATCACCGGGGTCAAGGCCTCGCCCGACGGGGTGCGGATCGCGCTGGTGGTGGCGAAGGAGAGCCGCAAGTCCCTGTACACCGGGCGGATCGAGCGGCCCGACGGGAAGGGCGACGCCTCGGCGGTCTCCGTGCGTGAGCTGCGCCCGGCCGCCCCGCAGCTGGCGGACGTGACGGCGATGAGCTGGGCGCCGCGGGGCCGGCTGCTGGTGGTGGGCCGGGAGAGCGGCATGGTCGTGCAGGCCCGCTACATGCTGGCCGACGGCTCGATGGTCGGGGCCGGGCTGCCCGGGGCGACCGGGCTGGTGGCGGTCGCGGCGAGCGAGGACGAGAAGAAGCCGGTGGTCGCCGAGTCGCTGGAGGACGGCATCGTGTGGCTGCCGCCGGGGGCGCAGTGGCGCACGGTGGTGGCCGGCGGACGGGCTCCGATCTACCCGGGCTGA